One segment of Pseudanabaena sp. PCC 6802 DNA contains the following:
- a CDS encoding PadR family transcriptional regulator: protein MSLSQAILASLVRSAQSGYDLAKSFDGSVGFFWEATHQQIYRELNKLEDKGAIAAQTITQEGRPAKKLYSLTDRGLQQLKDWLHQPCELSPTKEELLLKVFAGHLVEPEAIAKEIKRHRQLHAERLTTYRNIEREYFSDLQSCPKEGKFGYLTLLSGIKFETGWVEWCDEALEILSQQP, encoded by the coding sequence ATGTCTTTATCTCAGGCAATTTTGGCATCTCTGGTTCGCTCGGCTCAGAGCGGTTATGACCTGGCTAAGTCATTCGATGGCTCCGTGGGCTTTTTCTGGGAAGCTACCCACCAGCAGATCTATCGCGAGTTAAATAAACTGGAGGACAAAGGGGCGATCGCGGCACAAACCATTACCCAGGAGGGTCGCCCAGCCAAGAAACTATATTCCTTGACCGATCGGGGTCTGCAACAACTTAAAGATTGGCTGCACCAGCCCTGCGAACTATCACCGACGAAAGAAGAGTTACTGTTAAAGGTATTTGCCGGGCACCTGGTTGAACCTGAAGCGATCGCTAAAGAAATAAAACGACACCGTCAACTACATGCCGAGCGCCTGACAACTTATCGCAATATAGAACGAGAGTATTTTTCGGATTTGCAATCCTGCCCCAAGGAAGGCAAGTTTGGCTATCTGACGCTTCTAAGTGGTATCAAATTTGAGACAGGGTGGGTTGAGTGGTGCGACGAGGCGCTTGAGATCCTGAGCCAGCAACCTTAG
- a CDS encoding Mpo1-like protein, with protein sequence MKRNSSNLLEWQWKNYSGAHQNKTNLIVHLCAVPLFISATFGLSIAIARLSLAIGAASLGAIALSLALQGKGHALEQRRASRFTGVRDFVSRMLAEQFVTFPRFLLTGGWGKNFSRR encoded by the coding sequence ATGAAAAGGAATTCATCTAATTTACTAGAGTGGCAGTGGAAAAATTACAGCGGCGCACATCAAAATAAGACAAACTTAATCGTTCATCTGTGCGCTGTTCCCTTGTTTATATCTGCAACCTTTGGCCTTTCAATCGCAATTGCCCGTCTCTCTTTAGCGATCGGTGCGGCATCGCTAGGCGCGATCGCCCTTTCTCTCGCACTTCAAGGTAAAGGTCATGCTTTAGAACAAAGGCGGGCATCCCGCTTTACTGGAGTTCGAGATTTTGTTTCGCGGATGCTGGCCGAACAATTTGTAACCTTTCCTCGGTTTCTCTTGACCGGAGGTTGGGGCAAAAATTTCAGTCGCAGGTAA
- a CDS encoding Coq4 family protein yields the protein MIGIPSTGHQLTILPGQFGERLQDINPLAGINWVELRKAYSVFIDNPSQGILHIITAARRSTWQKWVINRLARQAPHLQHADLQIDMQDLLQLPEDTLGGAYAKHIVSQGFDPEAFATPENVHWVDKRASLSHDVYHVITGFDGTPVGEFGLAAFAAIQYRDLLNAFVLSHVPYFMMGYPKSIGELWQALLKGFRMGLQSKPVFAYPFEQNWHKPVQQVRQELGII from the coding sequence ATGATTGGCATTCCAAGCACAGGGCACCAACTAACAATACTGCCAGGTCAATTTGGCGAGCGCTTGCAAGACATCAACCCCCTTGCTGGCATCAACTGGGTCGAACTTCGCAAAGCCTATAGCGTATTTATCGACAATCCCAGTCAAGGTATCTTGCACATTATTACCGCTGCACGTCGCAGTACCTGGCAGAAATGGGTTATCAATCGTTTGGCACGGCAAGCACCACATCTGCAACACGCCGATCTCCAGATCGACATGCAGGATCTTTTGCAATTGCCAGAAGATACTCTAGGAGGAGCCTATGCTAAGCATATCGTCAGTCAGGGCTTCGATCCCGAAGCTTTTGCCACGCCTGAGAACGTGCATTGGGTCGATAAACGCGCCTCTCTTTCCCACGATGTTTATCATGTCATTACGGGTTTCGATGGCACTCCCGTCGGAGAGTTTGGTCTCGCTGCTTTTGCTGCGATTCAATACCGCGATTTATTGAATGCCTTCGTATTATCTCACGTGCCCTATTTCATGATGGGCTATCCCAAATCGATCGGGGAACTATGGCAAGCACTACTCAAGGGATTTCGCATGGGATTGCAAAGCAAGCCCGTCTTTGCCTATCCATTCGAGCAGAATTGGCACAAACCAGTCCAGCAGGTACGGCAGGAATTGGGAATCATTTAA
- a CDS encoding phosphodiester glycosidase family protein, with translation MNIPRYRILTGLISSATVASLLIADAAISLPPVEQGNTIQLNGQPWTGRWIRRNDRDKQSIFLQDDWLSGAIGLDMLDSNRAGQQKVKWFSSPLFTEATFDRPIQHRYLDVRPVARFWRTEVEGSTLKIFTPDSTLQALRRSKQANGDRIVFELSAPTPWQIQQQGTTINLILAADLAPSIPTGVNTDKGNSIEALEVQNRGKQTVIRIQSTEVMEPEVETLGDPARIILTLKPDYVPPDVDILWVPGLRRKQQIVSLPNPLAKSDKDPKSFRFSVISLVVDLKQQGLTMRPIWSNPAGMLGTSSLRAMAEQWKAIAAINGGFFNRDRQLPVGPIKFNNRWMAGPVLTRGAIAWNNKGEVFIDRLVFNEEIVTAEKKPIRLSNLNSGYVQKGMARYTPAWGTNYIPLTDNEVLITVQEEKVVSQFKGEKAGQGQIPIPNNGYLLVARQVPELVAQLKPNVQIRGRTSFKPVDFGKYPNILGAGPLLLKNGTVVLDTKLEQFRPPFDKQGASRSAIATTKESGKVILATIHATPEGILPSLPQTAEILKKMGAVNALNLDGGGSTTLFLGGSILNRSLGNIGPVHNGLGVFVREPEKPNNSNQF, from the coding sequence ATGAACATTCCCCGATATAGAATCCTAACTGGTTTAATTTCTTCGGCAACCGTTGCGTCATTGTTAATTGCCGATGCAGCGATAAGCTTGCCGCCAGTCGAGCAAGGCAACACGATCCAACTCAACGGACAGCCTTGGACGGGGCGTTGGATCAGGCGTAACGATCGCGATAAGCAAAGTATTTTCCTGCAGGATGACTGGCTCAGTGGAGCGATCGGTCTGGATATGCTGGACTCTAATCGTGCCGGACAGCAAAAGGTGAAATGGTTCTCCAGTCCTTTATTTACAGAAGCAACGTTCGATCGCCCCATTCAGCATCGCTATCTGGATGTTCGCCCGGTAGCCCGGTTCTGGCGCACAGAAGTGGAGGGCAGCACGCTTAAAATCTTTACACCTGATTCGACTCTTCAAGCATTGCGGCGGAGCAAGCAGGCAAATGGCGATCGCATCGTATTTGAACTCAGCGCGCCCACACCCTGGCAGATCCAGCAGCAAGGAACGACGATTAATCTAATCTTGGCAGCGGATCTGGCACCAAGCATACCCACTGGCGTTAATACCGACAAAGGTAATTCGATCGAAGCTTTAGAAGTACAAAATCGCGGCAAACAGACAGTCATCCGCATTCAGAGTACAGAAGTAATGGAGCCGGAGGTGGAAACCCTCGGCGATCCGGCACGGATTATCCTGACTCTAAAGCCGGACTACGTACCACCCGATGTGGATATTCTGTGGGTACCTGGTCTGCGCCGCAAACAACAAATTGTATCGTTGCCCAATCCATTGGCTAAGTCGGATAAAGATCCTAAATCCTTCCGATTTTCAGTCATCTCATTAGTAGTCGATCTCAAACAACAGGGTTTGACTATGCGCCCGATCTGGAGCAATCCGGCTGGCATGTTAGGGACTAGTTCTTTGCGAGCGATGGCAGAACAGTGGAAAGCAATTGCAGCAATTAATGGTGGCTTCTTTAACCGCGATCGCCAATTACCAGTCGGGCCGATCAAATTTAATAATCGTTGGATGGCAGGGCCTGTGCTGACTCGGGGTGCGATCGCCTGGAATAATAAAGGTGAAGTATTTATCGATCGCCTCGTATTTAACGAAGAGATCGTCACAGCCGAGAAAAAACCAATTAGGCTTAGCAACCTGAACAGCGGCTACGTTCAGAAGGGGATGGCGCGCTACACGCCAGCTTGGGGAACCAATTACATCCCACTGACAGATAATGAAGTTCTCATTACCGTTCAGGAAGAAAAGGTCGTTTCCCAATTTAAAGGTGAGAAGGCCGGTCAGGGACAAATCCCAATTCCTAATAACGGTTATCTACTCGTCGCCAGACAGGTGCCGGAATTAGTGGCGCAACTGAAACCGAACGTGCAAATTCGCGGCAGAACTTCGTTTAAGCCCGTGGATTTTGGTAAATATCCCAATATTTTGGGAGCGGGGCCGCTACTGCTCAAAAATGGCACCGTAGTTTTAGATACCAAGTTAGAACAATTTCGACCTCCATTCGATAAGCAAGGAGCATCTCGTAGCGCGATCGCAACCACTAAGGAATCTGGCAAAGTCATTCTCGCCACGATTCACGCAACGCCAGAGGGGATTTTACCGAGCTTGCCGCAAACTGCAGAAATTCTCAAAAAAATGGGAGCGGTGAACGCACTCAATTTGGACGGTGGCGGCTCGACCACGCTCTTTTTAGGCGGTTCCATTCTGAATCGCTCTCTGGGTAATATCGGCCCAGTTCACAACGGTCTTGGTGTATTTGTTCGCGAACCCGAAAAGCCAAATAACTCTAATCAGTTCTAG
- a CDS encoding HAMP domain-containing histidine kinase has protein sequence MPFVLQIVGVVGLTGWLAWRNSQQAIEDLGSQLRDQVSKQVQMYLSHYLERPDSINHFNEQAVRLGQIKLDNSAEVERYLWNQIQLFHSVSFIQFGTETGEFIGVERLESNQLNIAISGKATGGVFSVYATDGNGNRNQLVRSIPNYDPRKRPWYIAPIREGKSAWSPIYVGYGTQKLTIAKGLSLYSGSGQFLGVTAVDLSLAQIDEFLQELKIGRTGRVFLLERSGDLIADSTPEKPYAIHNGRVQRIAAKNSANYLLKAAFTDLSQKVGDLNSLKVARGDDVWVNGDRILWQAIPFQDGTGIDWLILIAVPASDFTQEIDNNNRNTLMLCLLSLGITIVLGNFTARKIAKPLLHLCDASRAIAEGKLNQDVGESKIEEIHVLSQSFNQMSDRLQKADRLKTDFLSNISHELRTPLVSILGFTKVIDKKFDDVIEPLREVEDKKVQKCIKQIKENLGIVRSESQRLTDIITNVLDITNLEAGKVAWNMQSLNLGELLTEIAAQYQPQFQNKELSLDVKIPPYLPKVTGDRDRILQVMSNLLSNALKFTQTGGVICRLHQDGDLVVFSVKDTGIGISKEDSSNVFEKFKQVGDVLTGKPQGTGLGLPICKAIVTHHGGRIWFESTPGQGSTFVFTLPI, from the coding sequence GTGCCATTTGTATTGCAGATTGTGGGCGTAGTAGGGCTAACCGGCTGGTTGGCATGGCGCAATAGTCAACAGGCGATCGAGGACTTAGGGAGCCAACTGCGCGACCAGGTAAGCAAGCAAGTACAAATGTACCTCAGCCATTATCTGGAAAGACCTGACTCGATCAATCACTTTAACGAACAGGCAGTGAGACTCGGGCAGATTAAGTTAGACAATAGTGCTGAGGTAGAGAGATATCTCTGGAATCAAATTCAGTTATTTCACTCCGTATCGTTTATCCAGTTTGGTACAGAAACAGGCGAATTTATTGGGGTCGAACGTTTGGAGTCTAACCAACTTAATATTGCCATTTCAGGTAAAGCAACTGGAGGTGTTTTTTCCGTTTATGCTACGGACGGCAATGGCAACAGGAATCAACTTGTGAGGTCAATCCCTAATTACGATCCTCGCAAACGCCCTTGGTATATTGCACCGATAAGAGAGGGTAAATCGGCATGGAGTCCAATTTACGTTGGTTATGGCACCCAGAAACTAACGATCGCCAAAGGATTATCGCTCTATTCTGGGTCGGGGCAATTCCTAGGTGTAACAGCCGTAGATCTATCGCTAGCACAAATCGATGAATTCCTCCAGGAGCTAAAAATCGGCAGGACGGGGAGAGTATTTTTATTGGAACGTTCTGGAGATTTGATTGCTGACTCCACACCTGAAAAGCCCTATGCCATCCACAATGGGAGAGTGCAGCGCATTGCTGCTAAAAACAGTGCCAATTATCTTCTCAAAGCTGCATTCACCGATTTGAGTCAGAAGGTGGGAGATCTCAATAGCCTCAAAGTTGCACGGGGTGATGATGTGTGGGTAAATGGCGATCGCATTCTCTGGCAAGCGATCCCTTTCCAAGATGGCACGGGAATTGATTGGTTGATTCTAATCGCCGTCCCTGCTTCAGACTTTACCCAGGAAATCGATAATAATAATCGCAACACCTTAATGCTCTGCCTCCTCTCACTGGGTATTACAATCGTACTCGGGAATTTCACCGCTCGCAAAATTGCCAAGCCATTATTACATTTGTGCGATGCCAGCAGAGCGATCGCAGAAGGCAAACTCAACCAGGATGTGGGAGAAAGTAAAATCGAGGAAATACACGTATTATCCCAGTCTTTTAATCAGATGTCCGATCGGTTGCAAAAAGCCGATCGCCTCAAGACAGATTTTCTTTCTAATATCTCTCACGAGTTAAGAACTCCGCTGGTTTCTATTTTGGGATTTACCAAGGTAATTGACAAAAAATTTGATGATGTGATAGAGCCGCTCCGCGAAGTAGAAGATAAAAAGGTGCAGAAGTGTATCAAACAAATTAAAGAAAATCTCGGTATCGTACGCTCTGAAAGCCAGCGACTCACTGATATCATTACTAATGTCCTGGATATTACCAATTTGGAAGCTGGCAAGGTAGCATGGAACATGCAGTCACTCAACCTGGGCGAACTACTAACAGAAATCGCGGCACAGTACCAACCCCAGTTTCAGAATAAGGAGTTATCCCTGGATGTTAAGATTCCTCCCTACCTGCCCAAAGTAACAGGCGATCGCGATCGCATATTGCAAGTGATGTCTAACCTCTTATCAAATGCACTCAAGTTCACGCAAACTGGTGGCGTAATTTGCCGACTGCACCAGGACGGCGATCTCGTGGTTTTCAGCGTTAAAGATACTGGCATTGGTATTAGTAAAGAAGACAGCAGCAATGTATTTGAGAAGTTCAAGCAGGTTGGCGATGTTCTCACTGGGAAACCTCAAGGTACTGGCTTGGGCTTGCCAATATGCAAAGCGATCGTTACGCATCATGGGGGCAGGATTTGGTTTGAGAGCACCCCTGGGCAAGGTAGTACTTTTGTATTTACTCTGCCAATCTAA
- a CDS encoding RNA-guided endonuclease InsQ/TnpB family protein, which produces MEQVLTVACKLQVDTEQVDKLNATLLAFSDACNYINQTIDPKLTNNVRIQSLIYEQIRDQFGLSANLAIRAINRVAGNRKTAKKAGKPVKAFKPTSADYDARIFSFREKDWTVSLNLVGGRERFKLSIGNYQRHLLNGKIPTSATLCKHQDGNFYINIQVKSMPPDPQPTDKVIGVDLGRRDIAVTSDGATFSGEEVTAVRDRFAKLRQTLQKKASKGTRSSRRRIRKLLQRLSGRERRFQQWVNHNVSKKIVCKALSVNATISVEDLTGIRERTNQQPRNKTERRRSNSWAFWQLRTFLEYKSIRAGIELVKVNPAYTSQTCHVCLHIHPVQGKSYRSGKHFRCEHCSWHGDADLNGALNIASLGTVLVNQPGGSGLSCSLNKHLRATESPRSIA; this is translated from the coding sequence ATGGAACAAGTTTTGACAGTAGCTTGCAAGCTTCAAGTAGACACAGAGCAGGTTGATAAATTGAATGCAACCTTGCTGGCGTTTAGCGATGCTTGTAACTACATCAATCAAACTATTGACCCAAAGTTGACGAACAACGTGCGGATACAATCTCTGATTTACGAACAAATTAGAGATCAGTTTGGTTTGTCTGCAAACCTGGCTATTAGAGCCATAAATCGCGTTGCTGGAAATAGAAAAACCGCCAAAAAAGCAGGGAAACCTGTCAAAGCATTTAAGCCAACCAGTGCTGACTATGATGCTCGGATATTTTCTTTTCGAGAGAAGGATTGGACTGTTAGCTTGAATTTGGTGGGTGGCAGAGAGAGATTTAAACTCTCTATCGGCAACTACCAAAGGCATTTGCTTAATGGCAAAATCCCTACCAGTGCAACGCTGTGCAAGCATCAAGATGGCAACTTCTATATCAATATTCAAGTTAAATCCATGCCACCAGACCCGCAACCTACGGATAAAGTGATAGGGGTTGACCTTGGGAGAAGAGATATTGCCGTGACTAGTGATGGTGCTACTTTTAGCGGTGAGGAGGTAACCGCAGTACGCGATCGTTTTGCTAAGTTGAGACAAACTCTCCAGAAGAAAGCCTCGAAAGGCACAAGGAGTAGTCGCAGACGGATAAGAAAACTCCTGCAACGGTTGTCGGGCAGGGAGAGAAGGTTTCAACAGTGGGTTAACCACAATGTCAGCAAAAAAATAGTGTGCAAAGCACTTTCTGTTAATGCCACGATTTCCGTAGAAGACTTGACGGGAATCCGAGAACGGACGAATCAGCAACCAAGAAATAAGACCGAACGCAGACGCTCGAATAGTTGGGCGTTCTGGCAACTCAGAACTTTCTTGGAGTATAAATCGATTCGCGCAGGGATTGAACTGGTCAAAGTCAATCCTGCCTATACAAGCCAAACTTGCCACGTATGTTTGCATATCCATCCAGTGCAGGGTAAATCCTACAGGAGTGGAAAGCATTTCAGGTGTGAGCATTGCAGTTGGCATGGTGATGCTGATTTGAACGGTGCGTTGAATATTGCAAGTCTTGGGACTGTTCTTGTAAACCAGCCTGGAGGTTCGGGATTGTCTTGCTCTTTGAACAAGCATCTCAGGGCTACTGAAAGCCCGCGCTCTATTGCGTAG
- a CDS encoding helix-turn-helix transcriptional regulator, with the protein MPRHPLTHPYSDRCAFERLMMLIATLVQYPGVGSADSLETKIDGHHEALAAVQVKVRELAQDLNIDLPEYSIPTLRKDLVALRQYGILDKRMYRWGYYLGTGVMSKPELQVAMNALASLAQYQGLPQAKRIYAALEQRLRGLDWQSDLDFFYPVRSQIDRAIILTDPEEMMAKQRNRHNLFNNLDTVESAILEAKAIEIYRKSNPYDGKIGYLRVFPLQLLYHDIAWYLLYEYCDRDCFEIERIDRFKDSCRFISNVSRSLDTQRERLKLAHKLIDNGWGLHLGNEDEQKLEHSGELSLVRAKVRFFPPAMRFIEEGELRHPKQKIDLRGKPKYIDYTIDLPPRSLPEFSRWIDRYMDGALVIAPQELVESHKQTVLRLIELYSYSQ; encoded by the coding sequence ATGCCCAGGCACCCACTTACCCATCCCTATAGCGATCGCTGTGCTTTTGAACGGTTAATGATGTTAATTGCCACGCTGGTGCAATACCCTGGGGTTGGTAGTGCTGACTCGCTGGAGACTAAAATAGACGGCCATCATGAGGCTTTAGCAGCCGTACAGGTGAAAGTACGCGAGCTAGCGCAGGATCTGAATATCGATCTGCCCGAATACTCAATTCCGACCCTCCGCAAGGATTTAGTTGCGTTGCGGCAATATGGCATCCTTGACAAGCGCATGTATCGTTGGGGATATTACCTCGGTACGGGTGTGATGTCCAAGCCGGAGTTGCAGGTGGCAATGAATGCCCTTGCTTCCCTCGCTCAATACCAAGGTTTGCCGCAGGCAAAGCGGATCTATGCGGCTCTAGAGCAAAGATTGCGCGGGCTAGATTGGCAATCCGATCTCGACTTTTTCTACCCCGTGCGATCGCAGATCGATCGCGCCATTATCCTTACCGACCCGGAAGAGATGATGGCAAAGCAAAGGAATCGGCACAATCTATTTAATAACCTCGATACAGTCGAGTCAGCAATTCTCGAAGCAAAAGCGATTGAAATCTATCGCAAATCCAATCCCTATGATGGCAAAATTGGCTATCTGCGGGTATTCCCCCTACAATTACTCTATCATGATATTGCCTGGTATCTACTGTATGAATATTGCGATCGCGATTGTTTTGAAATCGAACGCATAGATCGCTTCAAAGATAGTTGTCGATTCATATCTAATGTGAGTCGCAGTTTAGATACGCAGAGAGAAAGATTGAAACTTGCCCATAAACTTATAGACAACGGATGGGGATTGCATCTTGGTAATGAAGACGAGCAGAAATTGGAGCATTCGGGTGAGCTATCGCTTGTGAGAGCTAAGGTGCGTTTCTTCCCACCAGCCATGCGGTTTATTGAAGAAGGCGAACTGCGTCACCCCAAACAGAAAATCGATCTTAGGGGTAAGCCAAAATATATCGATTATACGATCGATCTTCCACCCCGTTCTCTCCCAGAATTCAGTCGCTGGATCGACAGATATATGGATGGTGCTTTGGTAATTGCACCCCAGGAGCTAGTAGAAAGTCATAAACAAACAGTTTTGCGATTGATTGAGTTATATAGCTATAGCCAATAG
- a CDS encoding IS5 family transposase, with protein MNYIIAQTLPAAHFKRRFGIETNTFKAIVKVLKPEWRATPTPGAKPKLGLEDRILVAFEYWREYRTYFHIATSWGISESTVCRIVHWVEETLIRSRRFRLPGKRQLVRGFGIPTVAIVDVTETRIERPKRHQRAFYSGKQKGHTLKCQLIIDALTGQIICTFFGKGRRHDFKLFKASGIHFHPQTESLQDKGYQGIQKLHLYCRLPHKKPKGGQLTPEQKAFNRQLARQRVGIEHVNRRLKIFRILSGRYRNRRHRFGLRCNLIAGLYNFERSQGSSVG; from the coding sequence ATGAACTATATAATAGCGCAAACCCTACCTGCTGCACACTTTAAGCGTCGATTTGGTATCGAGACTAATACGTTCAAAGCAATTGTGAAAGTGCTTAAACCAGAGTGGCGAGCAACGCCAACACCTGGAGCCAAGCCTAAACTCGGACTAGAAGACCGCATATTGGTTGCCTTCGAGTATTGGCGGGAATATCGCACCTACTTTCACATCGCCACTAGTTGGGGCATCAGCGAGTCTACAGTTTGTCGAATAGTGCATTGGGTAGAGGAGACTTTAATCCGCTCACGTCGCTTTCGACTACCTGGGAAGCGCCAGTTGGTGCGGGGCTTTGGGATACCTACAGTCGCGATCGTTGATGTGACTGAAACTCGCATTGAGCGTCCTAAGCGGCACCAACGTGCCTTTTATAGCGGCAAACAGAAAGGGCACACGCTCAAATGTCAACTCATAATTGACGCTCTTACTGGGCAGATTATCTGTACGTTTTTCGGCAAGGGGCGACGGCATGATTTCAAGCTGTTCAAAGCTTCTGGCATCCATTTCCATCCTCAAACCGAGAGTTTGCAGGACAAGGGTTATCAAGGCATCCAGAAACTGCATCTCTACTGCCGCTTACCCCACAAGAAACCGAAAGGTGGTCAGCTTACGCCTGAGCAGAAAGCGTTCAACCGCCAACTTGCGCGCCAACGGGTTGGCATTGAGCATGTTAATCGCCGCTTGAAGATCTTCCGCATCTTATCTGGACGCTATCGCAATCGTCGTCACCGCTTTGGTTTGCGTTGCAATCTAATTGCTGGTCTCTACAATTTTGAACGCTCTCAAGGCTCCTCAGTTGGCTAA
- a CDS encoding pyridoxal phosphate-dependent decarboxylase family protein, protein MPHQLPNQSPSNTPDEGSRQILETSLDAQFLHSDRHNLSTLRQLGYAFVDLIVDGVLDKQEQSFVKDASPLDLGIGEQGTHWQDLLLEVRSQILPRALNLHNPGYMGHMDSVPLAISIWADALIAALNNNMLSEELSPVFTHLEAQLVRWFGRLFGFDDDCFGTLTAGGSLANITALLLARNHYQPRTIFQGANYRDRGNRPLVALISDAAHTSFDKAMNVVGLGRDYLIKVPTNYRGEMDVTALENSIQSAIATGQIPFFIGAIAGTTITGAVDDLPAVAAIARKYNCWFHIDAAYGGAAIFSPHWRHLLRGSNLADSITFNPQKWMWVSRTCAMLLVKQKQHLSDGFDAHLPYMADNSLNFGNLTLQGTRRTDSLKLWLALRSLGTSGFAQLIDRSMQQTSDFCAWVQQSEQVELVCDPTLNIVCLRSIDPQVDSATLRQQWIDSGKIWLSLPIWRGDRILKAVILHPYATW, encoded by the coding sequence ATGCCCCATCAGTTACCCAACCAATCGCCCAGCAACACGCCCGATGAAGGATCGCGGCAAATACTAGAAACCAGTCTAGATGCACAATTTCTGCATAGCGATCGCCACAATCTTTCTACACTGCGCCAACTTGGTTATGCGTTTGTAGACCTGATCGTGGATGGCGTGCTGGACAAGCAGGAGCAATCTTTTGTCAAGGATGCATCGCCTTTAGATTTGGGGATTGGGGAGCAAGGGACGCACTGGCAGGATTTATTGCTGGAGGTGCGATCGCAAATTTTGCCAAGGGCGCTCAATCTGCACAATCCAGGCTACATGGGACATATGGATAGCGTTCCACTGGCGATCTCGATCTGGGCGGATGCATTGATAGCAGCGCTGAATAATAACATGCTCAGCGAGGAGCTTTCACCTGTCTTCACGCATCTCGAAGCGCAGTTGGTGCGGTGGTTTGGGCGTTTATTTGGGTTTGACGATGACTGCTTTGGCACGCTTACCGCAGGCGGTAGTCTGGCTAATATTACAGCTTTATTATTGGCACGCAACCATTACCAGCCCAGAACTATATTTCAAGGTGCAAACTATCGCGATCGCGGCAATCGCCCTCTAGTAGCCCTCATTTCTGATGCCGCGCATACCTCCTTTGATAAAGCCATGAATGTAGTGGGCTTGGGGCGCGATTATCTAATTAAAGTGCCAACCAATTATCGAGGTGAAATGGATGTCACGGCACTGGAAAATTCTATCCAATCCGCGATCGCCACGGGACAAATTCCCTTCTTTATCGGCGCGATCGCTGGGACGACAATTACGGGTGCGGTGGACGATCTTCCAGCAGTGGCGGCGATTGCGCGTAAATATAACTGCTGGTTTCATATCGATGCCGCCTATGGCGGCGCGGCGATCTTCTCGCCCCATTGGCGGCATTTGCTGCGGGGCAGCAATTTAGCAGACTCCATCACCTTTAACCCCCAGAAGTGGATGTGGGTGTCGCGTACCTGTGCCATGTTATTGGTGAAACAGAAGCAACACCTGAGCGATGGCTTTGATGCCCATCTGCCATATATGGCAGATAACTCGTTGAATTTTGGCAACCTCACCCTCCAGGGTACGCGGCGCACCGATAGTTTAAAGCTATGGCTGGCATTGCGATCGCTCGGCACGTCGGGATTTGCCCAATTAATCGATCGCTCCATGCAGCAGACTTCTGACTTTTGTGCGTGGGTACAACAATCGGAGCAAGTGGAATTAGTCTGCGACCCCACCCTTAATATCGTCTGTCTCCGCTCGATCGATCCTCAAGTAGATAGCGCTACACTGCGCCAGCAATGGATTGACTCCGGCAAAATCTGGTTGTCTTTACCAATATGGCGGGGCGATCGCATCTTGAAAGCTGTAATCCTCCACCCCTACGCCACGTGGTAA
- a CDS encoding DUF4188 domain-containing protein — MSRVFPGRFTAQMDESFVVFLIGMRVNKFWSFSKWLPVASAMSPMLATLYEHPEKGFLGGENFFRFAPVTTLLLSYWRSFEDLERFARSPSEPHLAAWQKFNRAVGSDGSVGIWHETYLIQPGQYEAIYGNMPAFGLAAATNHVPATGKRETARCRLGGENEPAVPSP; from the coding sequence ATGTCTAGAGTTTTCCCCGGCAGATTTACTGCCCAAATGGATGAGTCTTTTGTCGTATTTCTAATTGGGATGCGCGTGAATAAATTCTGGTCGTTCTCGAAATGGCTGCCAGTTGCTAGCGCCATGTCACCCATGCTCGCCACACTGTACGAACACCCAGAAAAGGGATTTTTAGGTGGAGAGAACTTCTTTCGCTTCGCACCTGTGACGACGCTTCTACTGTCCTACTGGCGATCGTTTGAAGATTTAGAGAGATTTGCCAGGAGTCCATCCGAACCTCACTTAGCCGCATGGCAAAAATTCAACCGCGCCGTTGGCAGTGACGGTAGCGTTGGGATTTGGCATGAAACCTACTTAATTCAACCTGGACAATACGAAGCAATCTATGGCAATATGCCTGCCTTTGGTCTCGCGGCAGCAACTAACCACGTCCCCGCCACAGGCAAGCGCGAAACTGCCCGCTGCCGCCTCGGTGGCGAGAACGAGCCTGCCGTGCCTTCCCCATAA